The following proteins come from a genomic window of Natronosalvus vescus:
- a CDS encoding PQQ-binding-like beta-propeller repeat protein, whose protein sequence is MPRNDPSDADRPALGEAGGIEVTVGIDQLEVFLSADDPEVREYAASTLATEAAERPGDVRSAVPALIDRLEDDAAIRSQATAALAAVGRSHPSAIQDGVPALTDRLAGSATVRADAVEAISAVAADDPLAIAESVEPLTAYVTDDDPAVCQRATAALAAVARESPEIVAPVITDVAAATDHDDLVVRANTVETLATIVEAHPDVLAGEETVAGQLLDRLEDDPAIRADAMAAIRASAIENPDDPALEVDPIAGRLSDEQDDVRIDAAATLEALAAVDTVRVQTGVEPLRRALSDSPAVRASAISAIRAVADALPETDVDPLVSTVPAVTDRLEDVQPPVRLDAAATLDAIGGVRPAALREAIDLLAVRLQDGDGETREHAASALAAVAHEHPTDVARVVPDLAGRLEDEKLTIRADSARAIAAVAPTKPAAVRTVVPALTSSLDTADDTVRRASASALGAVALDGADDRDAVVEHLAHLEAGDSGLDSELDVPRLEAASDHVSDGWQQGHAARSLAEIAERQIAGVHPAVRSLRNRLESDSVTVRRAASRDLVGVASQRPRDVRWAVEPIADRLDDDDASVRNNAAIALGRLAETYPDAVRDALEALFVSVDDPDRTVRTNVISALASVGTTDASVRCPAFSLAVAETGADDPAIRTAALEALAVLRPETGDETKAAVDALLDRFGSPTCTPAERSSALTTLETQLSASPETDPSPMDVVLEELSADDENRARTVTQALANVLQMNPTMIDSIAAGAIDRLETADPALRRALIGAITRGGETTTRPISAVLAEYVRNGETNAAADIAYLAVVAPADVERGDDEVSSLLEHDTEIVRGYATLALAAVAVVGDDDGTTLQGQLETVDDRLLDVASLVVGGETPSHTDAINNQLSGLGRRVESDPWAGGLAILGLSILADATEELRPTAFSKLATGLEADSTVVRATTASVLATMADDDTNGFERVVSAMVRALEDPDDGVRANASQALATLAASGADCLADAECDVRESLLERRSDPEYHVRTQACRALGALGSGSPASVAPLVDDPVPSVGEAATAARARLSGESAADTEHTEWRDWRMERADAAGTGAVPSGDPLSETVDFQWGFDTTELASTIPTIAGDSIYLGSDDGRVIALALEDGSERWSYQTGAAVSTSPAVVDDRVYTVNADGMVYALEQENGERRWQVRLDSSVSVAPVVVDGVVYVGTDDGTVQAIDADTGTADWSVEPEEPTAVTSLAVANDVVVGSAAGDVRALSRADGEGRWHRSLESVADQAASIVSVSIDTGTGAVIAACERGTVVALEWDDGTSRWRFDTGARLETGPAVAHGSAYVASTDLSVYAIDLRSGAERFRFDTGGSTPTAPAVIDGVCCVGTDDGVLYALDAADGTARWRYDTDASTPIEAVAVASGLVCTVEANSVAVLGDENASWADRIGFSGLFTRFGTAE, encoded by the coding sequence ATGCCACGTAACGACCCTTCGGACGCAGATAGGCCCGCTCTCGGTGAGGCCGGCGGCATCGAGGTCACCGTCGGAATCGATCAACTCGAGGTATTTCTCTCGGCTGACGACCCAGAGGTCAGGGAGTACGCAGCCAGCACGCTCGCGACGGAGGCAGCCGAACGACCCGGGGACGTTCGGTCGGCCGTCCCGGCCCTGATCGACCGCCTCGAGGACGACGCTGCCATACGATCGCAGGCGACGGCTGCCCTGGCTGCCGTCGGTCGGTCGCACCCGTCCGCGATTCAGGACGGCGTCCCGGCGTTGACCGACCGACTCGCGGGATCGGCGACGGTGCGAGCCGATGCCGTCGAAGCAATCAGTGCCGTCGCCGCCGACGATCCGCTCGCAATCGCCGAATCGGTGGAGCCGCTGACGGCGTACGTGACCGACGACGACCCTGCGGTTTGTCAGCGGGCGACGGCGGCGCTGGCGGCGGTCGCCCGGGAGAGCCCCGAGATCGTCGCTCCCGTCATCACGGATGTAGCCGCGGCAACCGACCACGACGACCTCGTCGTCCGCGCCAATACCGTCGAGACGCTCGCGACCATCGTCGAGGCCCACCCGGACGTCCTCGCTGGCGAAGAAACCGTCGCGGGCCAGCTGCTCGATCGACTCGAGGACGATCCGGCAATTCGAGCCGACGCGATGGCCGCTATTCGAGCCAGCGCGATCGAGAACCCGGACGATCCGGCGCTCGAGGTCGATCCAATCGCTGGACGCCTCAGTGATGAACAGGACGACGTTCGGATCGACGCTGCCGCAACGCTGGAGGCGCTTGCAGCGGTCGACACAGTTCGGGTACAGACAGGCGTCGAGCCACTTCGACGAGCGCTCTCGGACAGTCCGGCTGTTCGAGCATCGGCGATCAGCGCCATCAGGGCCGTCGCCGATGCGCTGCCGGAAACCGACGTCGACCCGCTCGTGTCGACCGTTCCAGCCGTGACCGATCGCCTCGAGGACGTTCAGCCACCAGTTCGATTGGATGCTGCTGCAACGCTCGATGCGATCGGTGGGGTACGTCCTGCGGCGCTTCGAGAGGCGATCGATTTACTCGCGGTTCGCCTCCAGGACGGCGACGGAGAAACGCGAGAACACGCGGCGTCTGCGCTTGCAGCCGTTGCCCACGAGCATCCGACCGACGTTGCGCGTGTCGTCCCCGACCTCGCAGGGCGACTCGAGGACGAAAAACTGACCATTAGAGCCGATAGCGCACGCGCGATTGCGGCGGTCGCGCCGACAAAACCCGCGGCCGTTCGAACGGTCGTACCGGCGCTGACGTCGAGTCTCGATACGGCCGACGACACCGTCCGGCGTGCGTCTGCGAGCGCGCTGGGAGCCGTCGCGCTCGACGGTGCCGACGACCGAGACGCCGTGGTGGAACACCTGGCCCACCTCGAAGCCGGTGATTCGGGTTTGGACTCGGAGCTGGACGTGCCACGTCTCGAGGCAGCGAGCGATCACGTCAGCGACGGCTGGCAACAGGGTCACGCCGCCCGGTCACTGGCTGAAATCGCCGAGAGACAGATTGCCGGCGTCCACCCGGCCGTCAGATCCCTGCGCAATCGCCTCGAGAGCGATTCGGTGACCGTCAGACGTGCTGCCTCGCGAGATCTGGTCGGCGTCGCCAGCCAGCGTCCGCGAGACGTCCGCTGGGCGGTCGAACCGATCGCCGACAGGCTCGACGACGACGACGCGAGCGTTCGGAACAACGCCGCGATCGCGCTCGGCCGACTGGCGGAGACGTATCCCGACGCCGTCCGGGATGCGCTCGAGGCGCTGTTCGTCTCCGTGGACGATCCCGACAGGACGGTACGGACGAACGTCATCAGCGCGCTCGCATCGGTTGGCACGACGGATGCGTCCGTCCGTTGCCCAGCGTTCTCGTTAGCGGTGGCCGAAACGGGCGCTGACGACCCGGCGATTCGAACCGCCGCACTCGAGGCGCTAGCAGTGTTACGCCCGGAGACGGGTGACGAAACGAAGGCCGCCGTAGACGCCCTTCTCGATCGTTTCGGCTCGCCGACGTGTACGCCAGCCGAACGAAGTAGCGCTCTCACCACCCTCGAGACACAGCTGTCGGCTTCTCCGGAGACGGATCCGAGCCCGATGGACGTGGTTCTCGAGGAGCTATCGGCAGACGACGAAAACCGAGCACGGACGGTCACGCAGGCGCTGGCCAACGTCTTGCAGATGAACCCGACCATGATCGACTCGATCGCCGCCGGGGCAATCGATCGGCTCGAAACGGCTGATCCGGCCCTTCGTCGGGCTCTCATCGGAGCGATCACCCGGGGCGGCGAAACGACGACCCGACCTATCAGTGCCGTGCTGGCCGAATACGTTCGGAACGGCGAGACGAACGCAGCGGCTGATATCGCATACCTTGCTGTGGTCGCCCCAGCAGACGTCGAACGGGGGGACGACGAGGTGTCGTCGCTGCTCGAGCACGATACGGAAATCGTTCGTGGCTATGCGACGCTCGCGCTCGCAGCCGTTGCCGTCGTCGGCGATGATGACGGAACCACGCTTCAGGGTCAACTCGAGACCGTCGACGATCGACTGCTCGACGTGGCATCGCTGGTCGTCGGCGGCGAAACACCCAGTCACACTGACGCAATCAACAATCAGCTGTCTGGACTCGGCCGTCGCGTCGAAAGCGATCCCTGGGCTGGTGGGCTAGCCATCCTTGGACTCTCGATACTCGCGGATGCCACTGAAGAGCTCCGACCGACGGCGTTTTCGAAGCTCGCAACCGGTCTCGAAGCCGATTCAACGGTGGTTCGGGCGACGACGGCGAGCGTCCTCGCCACGATGGCCGACGACGACACGAACGGGTTCGAGAGGGTCGTTTCTGCAATGGTTCGCGCCCTCGAGGATCCCGACGATGGCGTTCGGGCGAACGCGAGTCAGGCGCTGGCGACGCTCGCGGCCAGTGGGGCGGATTGCCTCGCGGACGCTGAGTGTGACGTCCGCGAATCCTTGCTCGAACGCCGGTCGGATCCGGAGTATCACGTTCGGACGCAGGCATGTCGCGCTCTCGGCGCACTCGGATCCGGATCGCCAGCATCGGTTGCCCCGCTCGTCGACGACCCGGTTCCCTCGGTCGGAGAGGCAGCAACGGCGGCACGTGCCCGTCTTTCAGGCGAGTCGGCGGCCGATACCGAACACACGGAGTGGCGCGATTGGCGGATGGAACGGGCCGATGCCGCTGGGACGGGTGCCGTCCCCAGTGGTGATCCGCTCTCCGAGACGGTCGACTTCCAGTGGGGATTCGACACCACCGAACTCGCCTCGACGATTCCGACCATCGCTGGCGACTCCATCTACCTCGGCAGCGACGATGGCCGTGTCATTGCACTGGCACTCGAGGACGGTTCCGAGCGCTGGAGCTATCAGACGGGTGCAGCGGTTTCGACGTCACCGGCAGTGGTCGACGACCGGGTGTACACGGTCAACGCCGATGGAATGGTGTACGCACTCGAGCAGGAAAACGGCGAACGCCGGTGGCAGGTTCGCCTCGACAGTTCGGTTTCGGTTGCACCGGTTGTCGTCGACGGCGTCGTCTACGTTGGCACCGACGATGGAACGGTGCAGGCGATCGACGCCGACACCGGAACCGCCGACTGGTCGGTCGAACCCGAAGAGCCGACGGCCGTCACGAGCCTTGCCGTCGCCAACGACGTCGTGGTGGGATCGGCAGCAGGCGACGTCCGAGCGCTCTCGAGAGCCGATGGTGAGGGGCGATGGCACCGCTCACTCGAGAGCGTGGCAGATCAGGCGGCGAGTATCGTCAGCGTGAGCATCGACACGGGGACGGGAGCCGTTATCGCTGCGTGCGAACGCGGCACGGTCGTCGCACTCGAGTGGGACGACGGCACGTCCCGGTGGCGCTTCGACACGGGAGCACGTCTCGAGACGGGGCCAGCCGTCGCACACGGAAGTGCGTACGTCGCCAGCACCGATCTAAGCGTGTATGCGATCGATCTGCGTTCGGGGGCCGAACGGTTCCGGTTCGATACCGGCGGCTCGACGCCGACGGCACCGGCGGTGAT
- a CDS encoding metalloregulator ArsR/SmtB family transcription factor — MVVCSLAVAGTGTAVALVDTSSDQTGEVDDAGSSSLLEVSGLVLDDDLGDTVNDTTNDTDDAVNDTEDTVNETTDDTEDAVNDTEDAINETTDDTEDAVNETTDDTEDAVNETTDDTEDAINETTDDTEDAVNETTDDTEDAVNETTDDTEDAVNETTDDTEDAVNETSETLEETTDSLAGTTGSLEETADETTDMVDDTVGTVGDAVEEASDETTETIDDTVETVDDTVDDTGETLEETTTTLSDTTNTVLGSTDMNATVRTESELADLEATLEANVTTEEGTEPDLEGAFADDETASGPLGISTPEPSSSTQTAVNGILAGLLGAVAVSSMGVGVAGAGAGAGAGATGAGAGAAGSTVASWTGASQLRRWWNLLRDAISVPLAALFRYSRYDDSDPLENDRRKEIFDAVTAEPGLYLSEVSDHSDVPLSTVRHHVRILEEENIVTSIKVDGKRRYFPIDADDVELHAALAEPTRRRLLEELATLGQAPNGQLADALDRDPSTISHHLSKLEESGLVVREREGRSVVNELSPAATTALLDAEASQPRPQPVPADD; from the coding sequence ATGGTGGTCTGTTCATTGGCTGTCGCCGGGACAGGGACAGCCGTCGCTCTCGTGGACACCTCGAGCGATCAGACGGGCGAGGTGGACGACGCGGGCTCGAGTAGCCTGCTCGAAGTCAGTGGCCTCGTGCTCGACGACGATCTGGGTGACACGGTGAACGACACGACGAACGACACTGATGACGCAGTGAACGATACCGAAGACACCGTCAACGAGACCACGGACGATACTGAGGACGCCGTTAACGATACCGAAGACGCCATCAACGAGACCACGGACGATACCGAGGACGCCGTCAACGAGACCACGGACGATACCGAAGACGCCGTCAACGAGACCACAGACGATACCGAAGACGCCATCAACGAGACCACGGACGATACCGAGGACGCCGTCAACGAGACCACGGACGATACCGAAGACGCCGTCAACGAGACCACGGACGATACCGAAGACGCCGTCAACGAGACCACAGACGATACCGAAGACGCCGTCAACGAGACCAGTGAGACCCTCGAGGAAACGACAGACTCACTCGCGGGGACGACGGGATCACTCGAGGAAACGGCGGACGAGACGACCGACATGGTCGATGACACCGTTGGGACGGTCGGCGACGCGGTCGAAGAAGCGTCTGATGAAACCACTGAGACGATCGATGATACCGTCGAGACGGTCGACGATACGGTGGACGATACCGGCGAAACCCTCGAGGAAACGACAACGACACTCTCGGACACGACGAACACCGTCCTCGGGTCGACGGATATGAACGCCACGGTACGAACGGAATCAGAACTGGCCGACCTCGAGGCGACCCTCGAGGCGAACGTCACCACTGAGGAGGGAACGGAACCCGATCTCGAGGGTGCTTTCGCCGACGATGAAACGGCAAGCGGACCACTCGGTATCAGTACTCCGGAACCGTCCTCGAGCACACAGACCGCTGTCAACGGGATCCTCGCCGGGTTGCTCGGTGCCGTGGCCGTCTCGAGTATGGGTGTCGGAGTCGCCGGTGCCGGTGCTGGTGCTGGTGCGGGAGCCACCGGAGCCGGAGCAGGAGCGGCCGGAAGCACGGTCGCCAGCTGGACTGGTGCCTCGCAGCTTCGACGCTGGTGGAATCTCCTCCGTGACGCCATTTCGGTTCCATTGGCGGCCCTGTTCAGATACAGTCGCTACGACGACTCCGACCCGCTCGAGAACGACAGACGGAAGGAGATATTCGACGCGGTGACGGCCGAACCTGGACTGTACCTTTCTGAAGTGAGCGATCACAGTGACGTCCCGCTCTCGACGGTACGCCACCACGTTCGCATCCTCGAGGAGGAGAACATCGTCACCTCGATCAAAGTCGACGGGAAACGCCGATACTTCCCGATCGACGCCGACGACGTCGAACTCCACGCCGCCCTCGCCGAACCGACCCGCAGACGGTTGCTCGAGGAACTGGCGACGCTCGGACAGGCGCCCAACGGCCAACTCGCGGACGCGCTCGACCGCGATCCGAGTACGATCTCACACCATCTCTCGAAACTCGAGGAATCGGGGCTCGTCGTCCGCGAGCGAGAGGGGCGATCGGTCGTCAACGAACTGTCGCCAGCAGCCACCACCGCGTTGCTCGATGCGGAAGCGAGCCAGCCACGGCCACAGCCGGTGCCGGCGGACGACTGA
- the mutS gene encoding DNA mismatch repair protein MutS has translation MDPALGPPSVMSERREELTPMMAQYHDLCARYDDAIVLFQVGDFYETFCGAAETTARLLELTLTSREDSTGEYPMTGVPVDNAASYIEELLEAGYRVAIADQVEEPGESAGVVERAVTRVVTPGTLTEDELLSSDDNNFVAAIAAGDGSGATDEPGGDPDADIALALLDVSTGDFLTTSATTPDRIADEVSRFTPSEAVVGPDAPADLAPERCMVTPFSPAAFDLEAATEILRSYFGNPESLVASDAEIRACGAILAYAEYVRGGVSGDGEGASTEMTQTDNSDGVEREHLNGTADATETERTRLEYLTRLRRYDSREYLLLDAVAVRSLELFEPRAVHGREEATLVDVLDETESALGGRTLRDWLRRPLLEPDRIDDRLDAVESLTQDPRTRDSIQEALRGVYDLERLIGRISRERANARDLRSLRDTLATVPAIRDAIDGVDCDRLTRIREALDPLEDVRRLIDRAIVTDPPHEITEGEIIADGYDDDLDSLRETARNGKQWIDDLEAEECERTGIESLKVGYNSVHGYYIEVTNPNLEAVPDDYQRRQTLKRSERFVTPELKRREEEIIGAEGRADRREYEIFCTVRREVAEEVTRVQSLADALGTLDALCSLATVAAERDYCRPDVRARDDGDARLEIEGGRHPVVERTQDSFVPNDGRFDSDNRLAIITGPNMSGKSTYMRQVAQIVLLAQVGSFVPACRVALTPFDRLFTRVGASDDIAGGRSTFMVEMDELATILREADGRSLVLLDEVGRGTSTADGLAIARAITEFIHDEVGALTLFATHHHPLTELANELDAAFARHFETTQEDGEVVFDHEIVPGAAQGSYGVEVATAAGVPEPVVERARELASGNADGSGGDQSPDTDSSQPHPLPVSSDGGDDPRDVAAELRALDLGRLTPVEALTELDRLKRLLE, from the coding sequence ATGGATCCCGCGCTTGGCCCCCCATCGGTGATGTCCGAGCGGCGCGAGGAACTCACGCCGATGATGGCCCAGTATCACGACCTCTGTGCTCGCTACGACGACGCCATCGTTCTCTTTCAGGTCGGTGACTTCTACGAGACCTTCTGTGGTGCCGCCGAAACGACCGCCCGACTACTCGAGTTGACCCTCACCAGCCGGGAGGACTCGACCGGCGAGTACCCGATGACTGGCGTCCCCGTCGACAACGCCGCCTCTTACATCGAGGAACTGCTCGAGGCGGGCTACCGGGTCGCCATCGCCGATCAGGTCGAAGAACCAGGCGAATCGGCCGGCGTCGTCGAACGGGCTGTTACGCGCGTCGTTACCCCAGGGACGCTCACCGAAGACGAACTGCTCTCGAGCGACGACAACAACTTCGTCGCAGCGATCGCTGCGGGTGACGGATCTGGAGCGACCGACGAACCCGGCGGCGATCCAGATGCGGACATCGCCCTCGCCTTGCTCGACGTCTCGACCGGTGACTTTCTGACCACCAGTGCGACGACCCCCGACCGCATCGCCGACGAAGTCAGCCGATTTACCCCATCGGAGGCCGTTGTCGGGCCGGACGCACCCGCAGACCTCGCCCCCGAACGATGTATGGTGACGCCGTTTTCACCGGCGGCGTTCGACCTCGAGGCGGCCACGGAAATCCTGCGGTCGTACTTCGGCAATCCGGAGTCGCTGGTCGCGAGCGACGCGGAGATACGGGCCTGTGGGGCGATTCTGGCGTACGCGGAGTACGTCCGCGGCGGAGTCAGCGGAGACGGCGAGGGGGCGTCCACCGAAATGACCCAGACGGACAATTCGGACGGTGTCGAGAGGGAGCACCTGAACGGGACAGCCGACGCGACGGAAACCGAACGCACCCGCCTCGAGTACCTGACCCGCCTTCGTCGGTACGATTCCCGGGAATACCTGCTGCTCGACGCCGTCGCCGTCCGCAGCCTCGAGTTATTCGAACCGCGCGCCGTCCACGGCCGGGAGGAGGCGACGCTCGTGGACGTGCTCGACGAAACCGAGAGCGCCCTCGGCGGCCGGACACTCAGAGACTGGCTACGGCGACCGTTGCTCGAACCCGATCGAATCGACGACCGCCTCGACGCCGTCGAGTCATTGACCCAGGATCCCCGAACCAGGGATTCGATTCAAGAGGCGCTTCGGGGCGTGTACGACCTCGAGCGATTGATCGGGCGCATCTCTCGAGAACGCGCCAACGCCCGCGACCTGCGCTCGTTGCGCGACACCCTCGCCACCGTCCCCGCGATACGGGACGCAATCGATGGTGTCGACTGCGATCGCCTGACCCGTATTCGTGAGGCGCTCGACCCGCTCGAGGACGTCCGTCGCCTGATCGACCGGGCGATCGTCACCGACCCGCCCCACGAGATCACCGAAGGTGAGATCATCGCAGACGGCTACGACGACGACCTCGATTCGTTGCGCGAGACCGCCAGAAACGGCAAACAGTGGATCGACGACCTCGAGGCCGAGGAATGCGAACGCACCGGAATCGAGTCGCTAAAAGTCGGCTACAACTCGGTACACGGCTACTACATCGAGGTCACGAACCCGAACCTCGAGGCCGTTCCCGACGACTATCAGCGTCGCCAGACGCTCAAGCGGTCGGAGCGGTTCGTGACGCCGGAACTCAAACGCCGCGAGGAAGAGATCATCGGTGCCGAGGGTCGTGCGGATCGACGCGAGTACGAGATCTTCTGTACGGTTCGCCGCGAGGTCGCCGAGGAGGTGACGCGGGTACAGTCACTCGCCGACGCGCTCGGAACCCTCGACGCGCTGTGTTCGCTGGCAACCGTGGCGGCCGAACGCGACTACTGCAGGCCCGACGTTCGGGCTCGTGACGACGGCGACGCCCGCCTCGAGATCGAGGGCGGTCGCCACCCCGTCGTGGAGCGAACGCAGGACTCCTTCGTCCCGAACGACGGCCGGTTCGATTCCGACAATCGCCTGGCGATCATCACCGGGCCAAACATGTCCGGCAAGTCGACGTACATGCGCCAGGTCGCCCAGATCGTCCTGCTGGCGCAGGTGGGGAGTTTCGTCCCCGCTTGTCGAGTCGCACTGACACCGTTCGACCGGCTCTTCACCCGCGTCGGGGCCAGCGACGATATCGCCGGCGGCCGCTCGACGTTCATGGTGGAAATGGACGAGCTCGCGACGATTTTGCGGGAAGCCGACGGCCGCTCGCTCGTTCTGCTCGACGAAGTCGGTCGGGGGACGTCGACGGCCGACGGCCTCGCCATCGCCCGGGCGATCACCGAGTTCATCCACGACGAGGTTGGCGCACTCACGCTGTTTGCGACTCATCACCATCCGCTGACTGAACTTGCGAACGAACTCGACGCGGCGTTCGCGCGCCACTTCGAGACGACCCAGGAAGATGGTGAGGTCGTCTTCGATCACGAAATCGTCCCAGGTGCGGCCCAGGGCTCCTACGGTGTCGAGGTGGCGACGGCCGCTGGCGTGCCTGAACCGGTCGTCGAACGGGCGAGAGAACTGGCTTCCGGGAACGCCGACGGCTCAGGCGGTGATCAGTCACCGGATACCGACTCGAGCCAGCCCCATCCTCTGCCGGTGAGTTCGGATGGCGGTGACGACCCGCGCGACGTCGCCGCAGAGTTACGAGCGTTGGATCTGGGCC
- a CDS encoding DNA topoisomerase I has protein sequence MELIITEKDNAARRIADILSGESANATRENGVNVYEWGGKRCVGLSGHVVGVDFPPEYSDWRDVEPVELVDASIEKTATKENIVATLRILSRQAELVTIATDYDREGELIGKEAYEIVRDVNEDVPINRVRFSSITQNEVQNAFAEPDEIDFDLAAAGEARQIIDLVWGAALTRFLSLSSGQLGNDFISVGRVQSPTLKLIVDREREIEAFDPEDYWELFADLVKDDAPFEAQYFYLDEDDNEAERVWDESAAESAYETLSSADSATVTSVNGRTRTDTPPTPFNTTQFIRAASAIGFSAQRGMSIAEDLYTAGYITYPRTDNTVYPDDLDPEELVDSFVGHPVLGESAESLLEADEDLVPTEGDEETTDHPPIHPTGEIPARGNDVNEDEWRVYELVVRRYFATVAEPAVWEHLKVVAEAEGCLLKANGKRLVEAGYHDVYPYFNTSENYVPAVDEGEELAVDDVDLEAKQTQPPRRYGQSRLIETMEELGIGTKSTRHNTLEKLYDRGYIESDPPRPTQLAMAVVDAAENYADRVVSEEMTAQLEADMDAIATGEATLEDVTDESREMLEAVFEQLEESREEVGDHLRKSLKDDKRLGPCPECGEDLLVRRSRYGSYFIGCDGYPDCENTLPLPSTGKPLILEETCDDHDLHEVKMLAGRQTFVHGCPLCKAEDAGEGPVLGACPDCGEEHGGELAIKTLQSGSRLVGCTRYPDCEYSLPLPRRGDIEVTEEVCDEHDLPELVIHSGDEPWELGCPICNYREFQAREADSGSALESIDGIGVKTVEKLEAAGIESLDDLTDADPETIAASVDGVSADRVRSWQAKA, from the coding sequence GTGGAACTGATTATCACGGAGAAAGACAACGCCGCGAGACGCATTGCCGACATTCTGAGTGGTGAGTCCGCGAACGCGACCCGTGAAAACGGCGTGAACGTCTACGAGTGGGGCGGCAAGCGCTGTGTCGGACTCTCCGGACACGTCGTCGGAGTCGACTTCCCGCCGGAGTACTCCGACTGGCGTGACGTCGAACCCGTCGAACTCGTCGACGCGTCGATCGAGAAGACGGCGACGAAAGAGAACATCGTCGCGACCTTGCGCATTCTGTCCCGGCAGGCCGAACTGGTGACCATCGCGACTGACTACGATCGCGAAGGGGAACTCATTGGCAAGGAGGCCTACGAGATCGTCAGGGACGTCAACGAGGACGTGCCGATCAACCGCGTCCGGTTCTCCTCGATCACCCAAAACGAGGTGCAGAACGCGTTCGCCGAACCCGACGAGATCGACTTCGATCTGGCCGCCGCCGGCGAGGCCCGCCAGATCATCGACCTGGTCTGGGGGGCAGCCCTCACCCGATTTCTCTCGCTGTCGTCGGGGCAACTCGGCAACGACTTCATCTCCGTCGGACGGGTGCAGAGCCCGACCCTGAAGCTGATCGTCGACCGCGAGCGCGAGATCGAGGCGTTCGATCCCGAAGACTACTGGGAGCTGTTCGCCGACCTCGTGAAGGACGACGCGCCGTTCGAGGCCCAGTACTTCTACCTGGACGAGGACGACAACGAAGCCGAACGCGTCTGGGACGAGTCGGCCGCGGAGTCGGCCTACGAGACGCTCTCGAGTGCGGATTCGGCGACGGTGACGTCGGTCAACGGGCGAACCCGAACGGATACGCCGCCGACGCCCTTCAACACGACCCAGTTCATCCGGGCGGCGAGCGCGATCGGTTTCTCGGCCCAGCGGGGAATGTCGATCGCGGAGGATCTCTACACCGCCGGCTACATCACCTACCCGCGGACGGACAACACCGTCTACCCGGACGACCTCGACCCCGAGGAACTGGTCGACTCCTTTGTCGGCCACCCCGTCCTGGGTGAGTCTGCGGAGTCACTGCTCGAGGCCGACGAAGACCTCGTACCCACCGAGGGTGACGAGGAGACGACCGACCACCCCCCGATTCATCCGACCGGCGAGATACCGGCCCGCGGAAACGACGTCAACGAGGACGAGTGGCGTGTGTACGAACTCGTCGTCAGGCGCTACTTCGCGACGGTCGCCGAACCGGCCGTCTGGGAACATCTCAAGGTGGTCGCCGAAGCCGAGGGCTGTCTGCTCAAGGCCAACGGCAAGCGCCTCGTCGAGGCCGGCTACCACGACGTCTACCCGTACTTCAACACCTCGGAGAACTACGTCCCCGCGGTCGACGAGGGCGAAGAACTCGCCGTCGACGACGTTGACCTTGAGGCCAAACAGACCCAGCCACCGCGCCGGTACGGCCAGTCCAGGCTGATCGAGACGATGGAGGAACTGGGAATCGGAACGAAATCGACCCGCCACAACACCCTCGAGAAACTGTACGATCGAGGGTACATCGAGAGCGATCCGCCGCGGCCGACACAGCTGGCGATGGCGGTCGTCGACGCGGCCGAAAACTACGCCGATCGGGTCGTCAGCGAGGAGATGACCGCCCAGCTCGAGGCCGACATGGACGCCATCGCGACGGGTGAGGCGACCCTCGAGGACGTCACCGACGAGTCCCGGGAGATGCTCGAGGCCGTGTTCGAACAGCTCGAGGAGTCCCGTGAGGAGGTCGGCGACCACCTGCGCAAGTCGCTCAAAGACGACAAGCGCCTCGGCCCCTGTCCGGAGTGCGGCGAGGACTTGCTCGTCCGCCGGAGCCGGTACGGCTCGTACTTCATCGGCTGTGACGGTTATCCGGACTGTGAGAACACGCTCCCCCTGCCATCGACGGGCAAGCCGCTCATCCTCGAGGAGACCTGTGACGATCACGATCTCCACGAGGTGAAGATGCTCGCGGGGCGACAGACGTTCGTCCACGGTTGTCCACTCTGTAAGGCCGAGGATGCCGGCGAGGGGCCGGTGCTGGGAGCCTGCCCGGATTGTGGGGAGGAACACGGTGGCGAACTGGCGATCAAAACCCTCCAGAGCGGGTCGCGCCTCGTCGGCTGTACTCGGTACCCCGACTGTGAGTACTCCCTGCCGTTGCCCCGCCGCGGGGATATCGAGGTCACCGAAGAGGTGTGTGACGAACACGACCTCCCCGAACTCGTCATCCACAGCGGGGACGAGCCGTGGGAACTGGGGTGTCCCATCTGTAACTACCGGGAGTTCCAGGCCCGGGAGGCCGACAGCGGTTCGGCCCTCGAGTCCATCGACGGCATCGGGGTGAAGACGGTCGAAAAGCTCGAGGCCGCCGGAATCGAATCCCTCGACGATCTCACCGATGCCGACCCCGAGACGATCGCCGCTTCGGTCGACGGCGTGAGTGCTGACCGCGTCCGATCCTGGCAGGCGAAGGCGTGA